The genomic interval GGCACAACTACAAAAGTACATCTGATCCAAGAGCACTCACGTACCTTCCATGTCCAATACATCAAGTCATTATTACATATAAATCATCACCACAGGGTGCTATCATACTCTCAGTACCATCCAAATAATCACTCCCACAAGTGCCAGAGTGAGACACATAACGAACAAGACTGACATTCGGGATACAGGAAAGTGATTGTTCACAATCATGTGCTGTGAGTGGAAGTACCGGGTGGTTCCAAGAAGCAAAACCACAATGCCAGCTGACACAAACAAAGCTCCTGCTATTCGAGCAAGACGTTTGTTgtcctcaatcttgtccagctGGTCCTGTGGGTCGTTGACGTTAGTGGCCGAGTCCGAAAGTCGCAGAAGCTGAGAGAGACCCACACCAAGGGTAGCAAAGGTCATGGAAGTACGCATCCATGCTAAGAACGTTCTCTCGTTGGCCAGATGATCGCGGGCGACTGCTCCCTTGTTTTCTAGCCGCAACGAGCCCAGATGATATGCCGAAGAAATCCATTTGTGCACCTTGTTGCTGTCTGGGTGATCTAAAGGAGGATCCGCAGGCTGTGCAGGCTCCGTCGCAGACCCTTCGTCCTGCAAGTGGGACTGCACCTGTGTTCGTTGTTGTTCGTCATGGTCCACTCGGACACGGGATTTGGCTGTCATTGGTGCGAGCAACGGTTTGGCGTTGGGTGCTTTGTTCGTGTTGTGGGTCGATGGTACGGAGTCGTGCTGTCGATAGAGGTTGATAATACAGGATGGGGACGTGTCTTCAGCCGTATCGCTCACCAACTCGTCGGATGTAGAGTTGACGTTTTCTCCGTTGACGATTTTTTGGTTCTcattgtattgtattttGTCGCTAACTCAAGCCACGATTAAGTGTGTGATGCGTGATTAGTGCAGGGGGACCCAAGGCTTCATTGACAGTGTAGCCCGATTAGAAGGATAAAGATAAGAACGGTTCATGCCTTGGAGAGACCACtatgtctgtgtttgtgtagCCCTGACgggtgtttgtgttacATCCGTCCCCGATAAAACCCTCCATGCGGTGCACATCGATTTAAACGCGTGTGGCTTTATTGTGGCTTGACTAGCGTATCAATGTCCAATGGTGGCTGAGACAGGCGCCAATTATCATATTCTTGTACCACCACTCTTGTAGTGGTGGGTCAGTGCTGCAGCATGAAATAATTTTACGAAAACACATGCACAAAGATGAGGTGCTCGTTTAGCAAAAACGACAGGGCTACCATTGTGCAGAGCAAGCATCGTTCATTTCGAATGTGAACGTCTCCAACAAGTATCTCGTGGTCGTTACAGTCAGTCTTGGCTCGGTCCTTATTCTTTTGAGCTCTGGATCACAACGCGTGAAGTTGCCTTGGACATGAATGTTTTAATCGAGACAAGCTGTGCTGGAACACTAccggtacatactgtacgtagCTTCTTGTAGCTAGACCCAGACCCGCCTTTACAATACTACAGTTCAGAGATTTCAGGAGCTTCCCAGCAGTCAAACAACCACAGCCTGTATATTCCGAGGAATTAATGGGATGGTGCGATGTGACCAATGAAGACGCTGCACGGAACACAACCTGCACTGGCTAGTTGTCTCGTATCACCACCGAATACTCACATATGCGACAAGGAAATTGGTCTCTCATAATCTCCATAACGTGGTGTGCCTACTGGTAAAAAAGGATGCCTGATGGGCAGCGTGAAACAGGAGTACTTTTACTCAATACATGATCTGCAGTAGTGTCTCGAAGTAAACAGAGTAATTTGTGTCCTGACCATTATTACTTCTCTGTACACAAGTAAATGTCGCCTACTcttacagtatgtacagtagcggATGTCGCTAGTTTTACTGTTTTGTGAGCTACTTATAAAACAGCGTCCTTAAAATGATGCAATTCTAGATGACACTTGATGGTGCACATATCAGCCACGACCCCACGTGAACTGATTGCTCCATGCTTTTCACATTCTCTATCTCATACACTTCCGCAGTCATTTCTTTTCCAGGTGTACATACCGTTAGCCCATCAGCTACTTGaagtagtacatacagtaaaTTAGCTCCCAGAAAGTAACGGCGCCTAGACCTCGAATATAGCTCCTAGTGGGGGgtcctacttgtactaatTTTACGCGAATTGAACCAGGCTATCATGTCTACAGCACCCGTTTTGCACGTGAGAAATACCTTCCTGCATCATCCATTCTATTGGTCCACCAGTCTTCGTACATGTCACAACGGCCCCACATGTCGGCATATAAACGGTGAGCTATGCATATCAGGGGCTACATTGGAGACCCCATGACCTTGACAACACGGCTATGGttgcggtcacgtgatggctagaaggaaaaaaaatattcCCCAAGCCACCTGTAAGAGCCATTTCCTTAAACAAATATTTTCAGCGGCGTTGTTTCCGTAACGTTTTGGCTTGCCCTATCGGTGCGTGTTCCCCACATGCACCATTTTGTGTAGCTTCATGTGCACCTCCCAATTTCCAATATCAGATATCACCAGGTACAGTGCTCCACACGTTGATTAAGAGACAGTGAGTATTAATGAAGGAGACAAGAAACTGAAGCGCGAACCACGAGAAGTCACACTACAGTATCTCGACCACAGGAGGCCTGTCCGTGAGCCACAGAAACGATAACGCTGCGTGACACGACgcaaacacagaaacgGGTCGTCACAGAAACGCCGAATGTTCGCAAGACGAGACCTAGCAAGCACGCACGGGCAGAAACAACCATCCAGAGACATTCATGCTGTTACGGTTCTACACGGAGAGCACTTCTCTACCGGAGAGTTGCGATAAGACGGAAACACGCCACTCACTATGACGAAAGTGCAAATTGTACCATAGGGCTACAGCGATACCTGCGCACAACAAgctgaaaaaaagagatgGGTTCTTGGCTCAGGAATGCCACAATCGTGGTCAAATACGACTCGAAGGAAGTCAGATGCTACAACATCCTCACCTACCTCGATGGCTGTTGATAAAGCCTGAGGGAAGAGGTGCTACTATGCTCTGTCTGATACTTTGCGTTATGGAATGAAGCAGCTTCTTTATATTTTCTATCTTGTACTAACTCAGTGACTACGTGCGTACTAGAACTGGATCTAGACTGCAACGTGCGATATGTGTCGCACTCGTGGATGGAGTTGGTTGGAATAGCTCGCAAAGAGGTGGTTGGAACCAACATTGGGACCCACATATCTGGAGACGAGAACGACAAATCTGTGTTCCAGCGCGCGACTGAGCAAATGATGAAGGACTCGAGCTCGTGCCGAGTTAGattctgtgtctgtgcgCGAGTTACAGATGAACAGGACAGCGATAGCAgcgaggacgacgacaagcATCATAAAACGAGCTCAACTGCAGTCAAAAAATCTGATGTGACGGACACTAAGTTGTCAAAGTCCTGTGGTAAGTGTCACAAGTGTGGCACTGCATCCGCTTCTGTTGGCGACAAGTTCGCAGACACATCGATAAACTCGGTTGAGTCGCACGAGTCTGCAGATTTCGATACCACTGTTATTCGCCATTCGATCGACAATCTTTCTCTTTCATCTTCAACTCATTCGACATTTTCTGAGCCATGCCTAAATGAACTGTGTGTTGAGCTGGAGGGCCAGGgtgtggtgatgaaggGACGTGGCTCAGATCCGGCATATACCATGTGGATTCTCAAGCCATACCGACAAATGGAACCATTAAGCATTGACATTCCTCTGTCTTTGTTCGAGACGCTAGGCTTTGGAGCTGACGTGTTTGTGCAGTACTTGGAGACCCTCCAGCAGGATGGCGTCACTGAGTTCAGCAACTTACCGCCACCACCCATGGCCATGTGTCGAATATGTGAGCGGCAGGTGCCCACGTGGGCGTTTGAAAGTCATTCACAGCTTTGTTTGATTGAACACAAGGCCGAGTCGCATCTGCAACAGACGCACGAAAACCTGTCGGATCATCGCgaggcagtggcagctTTGCTGTACTACTCGCATGGCACCCCCTCAAACTCGAATTCgaactccaactccaatTCATCTTCCTCTGTAGCATCTCCAGCCGTATCTGGAGCCTCATCACCATCGCCGCCTCCTCCGGCACTCTATCGAGGTCTTCCGATTGCTCTGACTCCAGGAGAAGAGCACATTCCCGCCATATCTGGTGGCTCTGCATCGTCCTCTCCTCCCCGAAGTCCACGGCAAACGGCAGCATCGCTGGTTTTGACGAAAAAACGCATATTTCAAAAACCTGCGCCGAAAACGCCGACACGACAGATTCAACTGTTGCTCGAGCTCTGCGACACTGCTCTCGACATCAATGGGCCCGAGTCTGCTGTACACAGTCCCAACTCTGCGGCCAAGATCCATACTGTGCAAGAATGGCCCAGTGCAAGCTTCCGCAAAAATGTGGTGGACCCAGGTCTTAAGCTGCTATACGAGGACACCGAACGACTATGTCAGGAGAAGGTCGAGGCAACCATGCGTCTTGCCAACATTGTTACCTACTTTGGAAAAATTAAGGAGGAAGTGGATACAGCGGTGCACCAGGTTCTTGAGGAGACGCTGTACCAGTTGCGGTTACAACAGGACGCTAATGATGGAGTGGAGGCACCTGCGGAGGGACCGAAGAACGAGGTGGCTGTAAATGAATCTGCCATTGCATCTTCTTCGGATCTCGCTGTGGGTGATGTGGGCATTTCAACACCGGCCAACAGCGTCGCTGGCACGGAATCCGAAAGTGGTGGGCCAATTCCCGCTATGGCCACTGACAGCAAAGGAGATGTGCCAGTTCCTGAGCATAATGCCTCTTCATCGTCGTTATTCTCTTCCCACTATCTAGGAACAGATAGTCTACCCCATCTGCCTGCCCCCACATTCTCTCAGAGCCCCCAGGGCAGTCCCAATCTGTCCGATTCGTTCGATGGCAtgcctccaccacctctaccatcttcttcatcacaATCGGAGAAGAACGTGACAGTTCAGATTGGAACCCCAGCACCCAAGACCCCATCTACGCCTCACGTGCCTGCCTTGTCCCTCTCTTCTTCGCATTCGGATCTTCGCAGCGGTGCTTCTTTGTCGTCAGACAACATTCTTGGAGTCAGCCCTACTAAGAAGGCTACTACCATGACTCCCAAGTCGTTCTTGGCCGACGATCTAAACGCAAACAAGCCTCCTACACCGTCACCTCATATATCTCGTCGCCCGTCTCACATTTCGCGGCAGAACATCAACAGGCCCCTCACGACTCTCAATACTAACCTGCCTGAGTTCTCTATGTCGGATCTGTCTCTTTCCGATGGGGAGAACCGGCCTCGAGCAACATCCTCTGCTGGCGGTCGTAGCAGCAACCTTGGTTCTCCGATGGCTGCACCTATCAGTGGTGGCGGCAACGGCCCACAGAGATCGCGGGTCCATTCGATCAACGTCGAGTGGACTCCTCTATCGTCGCCGTTACTGTTCCCCTATGAGCCTCAGATGGACGATGGCATTGCCCCCACACCCTCTGTTCCAGTAAAGCCGACGCAGCCGTCTATCAAGGATTACGAGATCATTAAGCCTATTTCCAAGGGTGCATTTGGGTCTGTCTATCTATCGAAAAAGAAGGCTACTGGCGAGTACTTTGCCATCAAGACATTGAAGAAGGCTGATATGATTGCAAAGAACCAAGTCATGAACgtcaaggccgagcgaGCAATTCTCATGGCTCAGCAAGACTCTCCGTTTGTGGCAAAactcttcttcaccttcCAGAACCGAGATTATCTGTTTCTGGTTATGGAATAcctctctggaggagactgCGCTGCGCTGATCAAGATGCTGGGTGGTCTTCCTTCAGATTGGATCACAAAGTACATGGCTGAAGTTGTTGCTGGCGTTGAGGATCTCCATGGACGAGGAATCGTGCATCGAGATCTCAAGCCCGACAACCTTTTGCTTGATAGTGAGGGTCATATCAAGCTAACGGATTTCGGTCTCTCTCGAATGGGTTATGTGGGCAGATACACTAAGCCAGGAGCACCAAGTGGCACCGAAAGTGGCAGCACAACGGAGTCAGGGGCTCGTGGAAGTGTATCTTCCAACGACTCCCGTCGATCATCCAACTTCGACACCATTGACATGGAGCACTCATACTCTCTAGTACCCGGCTATTTTGATGTGGGCGACAGCGAGGATGAACGAAGTCGAAGTGTGGGCAGTGGTAGTATAAGGGACTTCCGAGAACGGTCCACTTCACGAGGAGCACCTCTTGCAATCGGACCCACCAGCCTCAGTCATCCACATCCTCCAGTCCGACAGGACTCGTTGCCTCTGTCAAACATGCCACTGCATGACTCCAACCGGAAGTTCGTGGGAACGCCTGATTATCTTGCACCTGAGACAATTGATGGTGTCGGACAAGATGAAACTTCAGACTGGTGGTCTGTAGGGTGCATCATGTTCGAGTTCATTTACGGCTACCCTCCTTTCCATGCATCTACACCCGAACTAGTGTTTGACAACATCCTCAACCGGCGAATTCAATGGCCAGATGAAGGCGAAGATGATCTCAACATTGACGACAACACCCGTGATCTGTTAGTCAAACTGTTGGAGCCGACTCCCTCTCGTCGTCTGGGTTACAATGGTGcggaggagatcaagaagcaCCCTTTCTTccaccacgtgactgacTGGAATGCTGTGTACCAGGAGGAAGCCAGCTTTGTTCCCATGGCCCAGTCGCCTGAGAACACCGACTACTTCGACAGTCGAGGTGCTcagatggaggagctcagTGTGGACGAAAATCTCGACGAAAGTGTCGACAGCGAAGACACTGACCGTGATAGTGTCTCCAGTCCATCGGAATTCCCCAAAATCATATCCTCAGCAAGGTCGGACTCCTCTTCACCCAGCCAGGTCACATCTTCCTCTGGTGTGCGCCGGGTGTCATCTACTGGTTCaggtggccaaggaggaggtggaggaggaagcgCAAATTCTAACTCAGCATCCAATTCCACCCGGAAAGTGCCTCTCCACATCCCTCCTCATGTTCGAGAACGAAGGTCTCGTCGTCTGTCCGAAACCTCGGACGACTTTGGTAATTTCTCGTTCAAGAACCTGCCTGTTCtcgacaaggccaacaaAGATATCATCAATCGACTGAAGGCCGAGACTCTACCCATCCCTGTGCCTCGCAAGGAGTCTGCCACTTCTGCCACTGGCTCTTCGGAGGACGGGTCTCCCAGCACTGGCCTAGGGCTGTCCAGTTCGCCTGCCACCAGTGCCACAACTTCGGGATCGTCACAGTTTCTCAACAAGCTGTCAGCATCTGGACTCAGTCCTAGCCCCCGTGGCTTAGGACTCCAACGACGGTTGTCTACCCTTTCCGACAGCCCCGAGTCGCCTATTCTGGCTCCTCCCAAGATGCGTCGACAACCGTCAGCGACATCCGCTGCCTCTGCAGTCTCGGAGTCTTCTCCCTATAATTCAGATGATGACAGGGAGAGGGCTCGGCTGAGGGTCCAGAAACGACGCCAGATGAGTCGGCGTTTCTCGTCGATCAGTCTCACCGAGTCCCCCAGCTTCAGACCTCTCTACGTTCTTGTGTGTGATCCCAACCCCGTGTGGAGATACTCCATATCccacattctcaaggagctcaactGTCACATTGCCACTGTGAAAACAGGCTCTGAGGCGATTCGGAGGGGCACTTCGGATACTCGATTCGACTGTATTCTGACTGAATACAACCTTCCCAAGGTCAATGGAGAAGATGTGGCCAAGCTGATCCATTCCACTAACAATGCCAACACATCAACCCCAATTGTCGCAGTGACCTCATACCTGAAGGCTGCCTCAGAGACCGCTCTATTCTCTGCCGTGATTGAGAAGCCCGTTCGGCGGGATGTGCTGAGTGAGACGTTGCAGCGATTCTGCAATTGGAAGGAGCCTGACGAGTAAGGAATTGAGGAGGAATATATATGAGAGATGATTCTAGATAAGTAATTGCATTTTTATTTgagtgtacagtatatcgaatgtatttgtatttgtactgtacaagtacatactgtacactaCATATTGTAATCTTGCAGGACAAAAtgcatacttgtacattcAGGGATTGTGATCTCTTCGGAGCCGAAAATACCAGTGTTTCGTAcgtgtactcgtacgcACTGTACTGGGGGTACGTGTGCATCGTATGGCGGCTCaaatgtacttgtacaatacatactcttacttgtagtgctATTCGGTAGACAATAGGTGCGAtgtcgtacaagtatgtactttacCGGTATGTACTTAACTATATGATTACAACGGCAGGCTGACATAATGCGGTTTTTCATGCACTCTTGCTTCTCGTCTTGTTAAAACTTCATCGCACAGCCTCGCGGATCTACAAATGTAAGCACAGGGTTTTTAATGACAAAAGCCGAACCGAGGAGCCGTAATGCAGGATGACAAATAGTGCAGCAACTTGGTCAATTATTCGGTTGGCTCTAATGAAGCGACGCATCAGTAGTCCACGTGAGATACGGAACAAGCACGCCATATGCTTACGTGGGTGCATTGATGTACTTGCACATTTTTTGCAGTTTTTCATATTATGCTGCCTTTTGGTGATGGGGAAGCGGGGCGACGGAGATACATGTCAATACCTGTGAAGGGTAACGCATTTTTCCCTAAAAAAGGGTCAAGTCTAGTAAGAGACTCACATACCTGTCATCTGAACACGGTCAGGTCCATGGGGTTGAATCTGGGTGTGTGTGGACAGTGTAAACAGTGTAAACGTGACAGTCCCCCCCACCTCTACCCCACGCCGTTAGCACTTTAGAGCCTATTTCCCCACTGTAACCTTATGTCGGCTGAAAAAGCCGGTGCGAAAAGGTGAGGTCCGGAATGACGGAAAATCGATAGATAAGATATACAATTGGAGTCGTAGAGACTCTGAGCTGCTATacacagaaacaaaaacaataaTTGCGTAGTCACTCAATGTAAAGCCTTTGATCGCGATCTCTCTCGCACGCCATGTGACGGCCAATAATGATTACGTTATTATCACGCTGCAAGGCAACATCCTCGGCTGAACTTTGACTTAGGAGATTTATTGCATATATTTATACTGTTACCAGGGTTGATGCCCCACAGCACCCCAAGACGATACTTCGCCAGTTTCACCTTTGGTATCAGCGCACTTACCACAACTATCTAACGACTTCCTTGCTCTTGAACACGTTCTATCGTTACACCCAGCACTCAGACACTATATTCACGTGTCAGATTAAATCTATACCAGCAGTAACGGCTTCTGATTGATTACAGAGATCCACAACCCCTACGCCTCTGCGCTCTCCATAAGTACCACCCACAACTAAGCCTTTcacaacatgtctcttCTTGAACGAGAGCTTCAAattgaggagattgatATCAATCTCTACCGGTCTGCCAAGGAGCTTTGGCGACCTATCGGTCAGCGAGGTATCTTTGGCGGCTCTGTCATTGCTCAGGCCCTGATGGCTGCTACCAAAACTGTGCCCCCAGAGTTCATTATCCATTCCATGCACTGCTACTTTGTGTTATCTGGAAACCCCGACCACCCCGTGCTCTACCACGTTGAGCGGGTCCGAGATGGCAGAAGCTTCGCTACCCGAACAGTCCAGGCCAAACAGCGGGGACGTGTGATCTTCACCACTACATGCTCTTTCCAGGTTGACAAGGGCAACGGAAACATGCATCATCAGAGCCGAATGTACGAGCGAGAGGTCAAGAGCAGTGGAAAGGCTTTTGATGGCGAACACGAGGCCACCAACGGAATTCCTGCTCCCGAGAATTGCGTCTCCTCGCTGGAGGTGTCCAAGTACCTCAACAAGCAGGGCGTGATCAGTGACGAtattctcaagaagatggtGGATCGATCAGTTGAGGATCCCATTGAAATTAGACTAGTGACCGGTCTTCTGAACAAGGACGATGGTCTGCTTCCTCATGAACGAAGAATCAAGTTCTGGGTTCGATGCAAACCTGTTATTGAGCGAGACGACGTTCAGTCGGTCGGTATTGCTTACCTCAGTGACTCTTTCCTGCTGGGAACAGCTATCCGAGTCCAGCCCCTCAATCCCGGTGCTGCCTCTATGGTTGTTTCCCTGGACCACACAATCTACTTTCATGGCAAGTTCCGAGCTGATGAATGGCTGCTGCACGTGATTGATTCCAACTGGAGTGGAAACGAGCGGGCACTGGTCCGAGGACGACTCTACAACCAACAGGGAGTCTTGGTCGCCACAGTGTTCCAGGAGGGTGTCATTCGATTGAAGGAGAAATACAAAGGCAAGGCTGTAGAGACCACAGATGACTATCTTAGCAGCGGAACGAGAACTGAtgctgagaaggaggagtctaAGAAGAAGGGAGCCATGGCTGCTAAGAGTATTGACAGTAAGCTGTAAGCACAGGGAGACGATGATGATAGTGTTCGTAAGggtatatattttataGACATTCATGCAAATCATTACAGTACGTAGTATAGAGTACATTTTATGCTCTACAAATCGataggtacagtacctacagCAGATCAATCAATGTGATGGCAAAAGCACCAAGTCATCCTTGTTTAAACCCCTCTCCACTGCCCTTTTCACCTCTCCGTTATCCTTTCTCGTCCACACTCTATCACTAGAGAGATTGGAAAAGTCGTCAATGGCCTCCCACGCCACCAACGAGTTGAAACTGCCTGTATCAGGGAAGTCACCAAACGTTACAGATGTGCAATTCTCAATGATGGGGCGTTTTGACGAACAGCTGACGAAAGTGGACACGGAGTCTGACTTGTGCATTCGGAACTGGTGACATGCCAGGACAAGGATTGAGTTGGTGACGCAATTAATGTACACTGGACCATTTACTCTGTAGAGGAAGATGATGCTATCTGAGATGTCGTCAATCTCTGCTGTCGAGTAGGTCGCTTGGTCCATCACAACAACTGACTTGGAAATGTTAAAAACCTTGACCTTCGTGACAGAGTGGTCATTAGTGGGCTTAGATACAAAGGTATCATTAAAGTCACTGACAATGTCGCaggac from Yarrowia lipolytica chromosome 1F, complete sequence carries:
- a CDS encoding uncharacterized protein (Compare to YALI0F14685g, some similarities with CA2588|IPF15098 Candida albicans IPF15098 Unknown function), producing the protein MTAKSRVRVDHDEQQRTQVQSHLQDEGSATEPAQPADPPLDHPDSNKVHKWISSAYHLGSLRLENKGAVARDHLANERTFLAWMRTSMTFATLGVGLSQLLRLSDSATNVNDPQDQLDKIEDNKRLARIAGALFVSAGIVVLLLGTTRYFHSQHMIVNNHFPVSRMSVLFVMCLTLALVGVIIWMVLRV
- a CDS encoding uncharacterized protein (Compare to YALI0F14707g, weakly similar to uniprot|P43565 Saccharomyces cerevisiae YFL033c RIM15 protein kinase involved in expression of meiotic genes) is translated as MELVGIARKEVVGTNIGTHISGDENDKSVFQRATEQMMKDSSSCRVRFCVCARVTDEQDSDSSEDDDKHHKTSSTAVKKSDVTDTKLSKSCGKCHKCGTASASVGDKFADTSINSVESHESADFDTTVIRHSIDNLSLSSSTHSTFSEPCLNELCVELEGQGVVMKGRGSDPAYTMWILKPYRQMEPLSIDIPLSLFETLGFGADVFVQYLETLQQDGVTEFSNLPPPPMAMCRICERQVPTWAFESHSQLCLIEHKAESHLQQTHENLSDHREAVAALLYYSHGTPSNSNSNSNSNSSSSVASPAVSGASSPSPPPPALYRGLPIALTPGEEHIPAISGGSASSSPPRSPRQTAASLVLTKKRIFQKPAPKTPTRQIQLLLELCDTALDINGPESAVHSPNSAAKIHTVQEWPSASFRKNVVDPGLKLLYEDTERLCQEKVEATMRLANIVTYFGKIKEEVDTAVHQVLEETLYQLRLQQDANDGVEAPAEGPKNEVAVNESAIASSSDLAVGDVGISTPANSVAGTESESGGPIPAMATDSKGDVPVPEHNASSSSLFSSHYLGTDSLPHLPAPTFSQSPQGSPNLSDSFDGMPPPPLPSSSSQSEKNVTVQIGTPAPKTPSTPHVPALSLSSSHSDLRSGASLSSDNILGVSPTKKATTMTPKSFLADDLNANKPPTPSPHISRRPSHISRQNINRPLTTLNTNLPEFSMSDLSLSDGENRPRATSSAGGRSSNLGSPMAAPISGGGNGPQRSRVHSINVEWTPLSSPLLFPYEPQMDDGIAPTPSVPVKPTQPSIKDYEIIKPISKGAFGSVYLSKKKATGEYFAIKTLKKADMIAKNQVMNVKAERAILMAQQDSPFVAKLFFTFQNRDYLFLVMEYLSGGDCAALIKMLGGLPSDWITKYMAEVVAGVEDLHGRGIVHRDLKPDNLLLDSEGHIKLTDFGLSRMGYVGRYTKPGAPSGTESGSTTESGARGSVSSNDSRRSSNFDTIDMEHSYSLVPGYFDVGDSEDERSRSVGSGSIRDFRERSTSRGAPLAIGPTSLSHPHPPVRQDSLPLSNMPLHDSNRKFVGTPDYLAPETIDGVGQDETSDWWSVGCIMFEFIYGYPPFHASTPELVFDNILNRRIQWPDEGEDDLNIDDNTRDLLVKLLEPTPSRRLGYNGAEEIKKHPFFHHVTDWNAVYQEEASFVPMAQSPENTDYFDSRGAQMEELSVDENLDESVDSEDTDRDSVSSPSEFPKIISSARSDSSSPSQVTSSSGVRRVSSTGSGGQGGGGGGSANSNSASNSTRKVPLHIPPHVRERRSRRLSETSDDFGNFSFKNLPVLDKANKDIINRLKAETLPIPVPRKESATSATGSSEDGSPSTGLGLSSSPATSATTSGSSQFLNKLSASGLSPSPRGLGLQRRLSTLSDSPESPILAPPKMRRQPSATSAASAVSESSPYNSDDDRERARLRVQKRRQMSRRFSSISLTESPSFRPLYVLVCDPNPVWRYSISHILKELNCHIATVKTGSEAIRRGTSDTRFDCILTEYNLPKVNGEDVAKLIHSTNNANTSTPIVAVTSYLKAASETALFSAVIEKPVRRDVLSETLQRFCNWKEPDE
- a CDS encoding uncharacterized protein (Compare to YALI0F14729g, similar to uniprot|Q9C3Z1 Cochliobolus heterostrophus peroxisomal Acyl-CoA thioesterase), whose protein sequence is MSLLERELQIEEIDINLYRSAKELWRPIGQRGIFGGSVIAQALMAATKTVPPEFIIHSMHCYFVLSGNPDHPVLYHVERVRDGRSFATRTVQAKQRGRVIFTTTCSFQVDKGNGNMHHQSRMYEREVKSSGKAFDGEHEATNGIPAPENCVSSLEVSKYLNKQGVISDDILKKMVDRSVEDPIEIRLVTGLLNKDDGLLPHERRIKFWVRCKPVIERDDVQSVGIAYLSDSFLLGTAIRVQPLNPGAASMVVSLDHTIYFHGKFRADEWLLHVIDSNWSGNERALVRGRLYNQQGVLVATVFQEGVIRLKEKYKGKAVETTDDYLSSGTRTDAEKEESKKKGAMAAKSIDSKL
- a CDS encoding uncharacterized protein (Compare to YALI0F14751g, no similarity), coding for MIDTNEFYVDFKKEIQDIRQSLDAKAIAPPQALERQDVLASKCRHNLMYLPVRDQDTYNGDLRDLLTFIRIHATQSKAKFKFSHRKLTLKGDTKATKHMLTKGDTSQEEESCDIVSDFNDTFVSKPTNDHSVTKVKVFNISKSVVVMDQATYSTAEIDDISDSIIFLYRVNGPVYINCVTNSILVLACHQFRMHKSDSVSTFVSCSSKRPIIENCTSVTFGDFPDTGSFNSLVAWEAIDDFSNLSSDRVWTRKDNGEVKRAVERGLNKDDLVLLPSH